A section of the Diabrotica virgifera virgifera chromosome 8, PGI_DIABVI_V3a genome encodes:
- the LOC126890282 gene encoding uncharacterized protein PF3D7_1120000-like yields the protein MEEIKEYLTEIMAGFKENIKEMRELFSEYREMIGILKEENKTMKEEIQELNKRVMSLEKANETMEQLEKNSKRNNIVISGLKIEENKEKQKEVIKTFIKDTLKIESNITKVTKINESMCIAEIANYEKKTEIMRNKYKLKEISGSPVYIKHDLTKQERKVQKLLTEKANEERRLNKNVKIGYQKITINGKTFKWNNETNDIVEMKKKVFSKN from the coding sequence ATGGAGGAAATTAAAGAGTATTTGACAGAAATCATGGCAGGTTTTAAAGAGAATATCAAAGAAATGCGAGAGCTTTTCAGTGAATACCGGGAAATGATAGGAATACtcaaagaagaaaataaaacaatgaaGGAAGAAATTCAAGAACTAAATAAGAGAGTAATGAGTTTAGAAAAAGCCAATGAAACGATGGAACAACTAGAGAAAAACAGCAAGAGAAATAACATAGTGATAAGCGGACTTAAAATAGAAGAGAATAAAGAAAAGCAAAAAGAGGTAATTAAAACTTTTATCAAGGATACTTTAAAAATCGAATCAAACATCACTAAGGTAACGAAGATAAACGAAAGTATGTGCATCGCAGAAATAGCAAACTACGAAAAGAAGACCGAAATAATGCGAAacaaatacaaattaaaagaaatttcAGGTAGCCCTGTTTACATAAAACATGATCTAACAAAACAAGAGAGGAAAGTGCAAAAACTACTTACAGAAAAAGCAAATGAAGAAAGGCGTTTAAACAAAAACGTAAAGATTGGGTACCAGAAAATTACAATCAATGGGAAGACTTTCAAATGGAATAATGAAACAAATGACATAGTAGAAATGAAAAagaaagttttttcaaaaaactag